The sequence AAGGATTTGCTGGTGTGATGAAGCGACATAATTTTAGTGGGCTTAGAGCATCTCATGGTGTTTCTATTGCTCATAGATCGCAAGGTTCTACTGGTCAATGTCAGGATCCAGGTAGAGTGTTTAAAGGAAAGAAAATGGCTGGTCATATGGGTAATAGCAGAGTGACTGTCCAAAATATGAGGATATTAGCTATTGATCATGAAAACGGTATCATTGCTGTAAAGGGCAATAATGTTCCTGGATTTAAAACTTCTTGTGTTTTCGTGAGGGATGCGGTCAAGAAATCTTTACATAAAGACGTTCCTTTTCCTGTAGGTTTTTTGTCAGATAATATGAGTGATGATAGTAGTGTAGTGAGTTAATTATGGAATGTAAGTTGGTGAATTTATCTAATAGCGATGTGGGCACTGCCCAGCTTAATCCTTTGATATTTTCTGTTAAGCAAAAGATGAGTATTTTGCATGATATAGTTAGATGGCAATTAGCGAAGAGAAGAGCTGGTACTCATAAAACAAAAGGTATTAGTGATGTTTCCGGTACGACTGCTAAGCCTTATGGTCAAAAGCGGACTGGTAGGGCAAGACAAGGGAGTTTGCGTTCTCCTCAATTTAGAGGTGGTGGAATTATTTTTGGCCCTGTTGTTCGGAGTCATGCTTATTCTCTTAATAAGAAAG is a genomic window of Wolbachia endosymbiont of Folsomia candida containing:
- the rplC gene encoding 50S ribosomal protein L3, whose protein sequence is MKRINSLRRIGLLMTNIGHTSIYSATGCTPVTLLRLSETCIIDVKKQDKCGYNSVILGVGDFKNIAKPQLEYLKKIGISNKCKLYESRLNDLSGIECGKKVGVNHFVVGQYLDITGYSIGKGFAGVMKRHNFSGLRASHGVSIAHRSQGSTGQCQDPGRVFKGKKMAGHMGNSRVTVQNMRILAIDHENGIIAVKGNNVPGFKTSCVFVRDAVKKSLHKDVPFPVGFLSDNMSDDSSVVS
- the rplD gene encoding 50S ribosomal protein L4, giving the protein MECKLVNLSNSDVGTAQLNPLIFSVKQKMSILHDIVRWQLAKRRAGTHKTKGISDVSGTTAKPYGQKRTGRARQGSLRSPQFRGGGIIFGPVVRSHAYSLNKKVRKLGLRIALSLKHLNNQVIILDNLNVDIKKTSEMCQYIQNFKFSSFLIVGDYSDDLLRAARNLHYVDLIKPIGLNVFDILNHECVMLTSDALKHLEGRLL